One Spinacia oleracea cultivar Varoflay chromosome 4, BTI_SOV_V1, whole genome shotgun sequence DNA segment encodes these proteins:
- the LOC110782630 gene encoding pentatricopeptide repeat-containing protein At4g38150, producing MRYLRGKFFNSLSNFSHPHDANNSILPILLRFQLFSSTNGYSLNGQLRNFCSFGYSGRRNNDDDAKFSGENGGNFNASQENFRSPEGRRQEMPQFNGKIDLPDRNHTRVGRNSGFRNPFGVDGSEPKFDSSDEGSEGFVGLSGDQEGMKNLQPSVNKLLNKRAGGEEVGGKKDIDFLEKFKLGGVSKKEEKSDEAEAAAASVKLPFQEESMEAHENADYIFKKMKQTGLIPNAVAMLDGLCKDGLVHEAMKLFGLMREKGSMPEVVVYTAVVEGFCQVQKYDDAKRVFRKMQDNGIVPNAFSYTVFIRGLLNGKRMDDAVDFCVKMVENGHSPNVMTFTWLVHEFCEKKGVEEARNFISTLKRMGFLLDENAVRIYLDKNGPTPSMAWEAIFGPKKRA from the coding sequence ATGAGATATTTAAGAGGTAAGTTCTTCAATTCTCTCTCCAATTTTTCGCACCCCCATGATGCGAATAACTCAATTTTACCCATTTTGTTGAGATTTCAATTGTTTAGTTCCACGAATGGTTATAGTTTAAATGGGCAGCTTAGAAATTTTTGTAGTTTTGGATATAGTGGTCGTCgtaataatgatgatgatgcaaAGTTTTCTGGGGAAAATGGAGGAAATTTTAATGCATCGCAGGAAAATTTTAGGTCTCCAGAAGGTAGGAGACAAGAAATGCCCCAATTTAATGGAAAAATTGATTTACCAGATCGAAATCATACGCGGGTAGGAAGAAATAGTGGATTTCGTAATCCCTTTGGTGTTGATGGTAGTGAACCTAAGTTTGATAGTAGTGATGAAGGAAGTGAGGGTTTTGTTGGTTTGAGTGGAGATCAAGAGGGGATGAAGAACTTGCAGCCGTCGGTTAACAAGCTCTTGAATAAGCGGGCCGGAGGCGAGGAGGTGGGTGGGAAAAAGGAtattgattttcttgagaagtttAAGCTTGGTGGTGTTAGTAAGAAGGAAGAGAAATCAGATGAGGCAGAGGCAGCGGCAGCTTCTGTGAAGCTTCCGTTTCAGGAAGAGTCGATGGAGGCACATGAGAATGCTGACTATATTTTTAAGAAAATGAAACAAACGGGTCTGATTCCTAATGCAGTGGCaatgcttgatgggctttgtaAGGATGGTTTGGTTCACGAAGCTATGAAGCTGTTTGGGTTGATGCGCGAGAAGGGTTCTATGCCGGAAGTTGTTGTTTATACAGCTGTGGTTGAAGGGTTTTGCCAGGTGCAAAAATATGATGATGCTAAGAGGGTTTTCAGGAAGATGCAGGATAATGGGATTGTGCCAAATGCTTTTAGTTACACTGTCTTTATCAGAGGTCTATTGAACGGAAAGAGAATGGATGATGCTGTTGATTTTTGTGTGAAGATGGTGGAAAATGGTCATTCACCAAATGTGATGACGTTTACTTGGCTGGTTCATGAGTTTTGTGAGAAGAAGGGAGTTGAAGAAGCCCGCAACTTCATTTCTACATTGAAACGAATGGGATTCCTTTTGGATGAGAATGCTGTTAGAATCTATTTGGATAAGAATGGTCCAACACCGTCCATGGCATGGGAAGCAATATTCGGGCCTAAGAAGCGCGCATAG